One Panicum virgatum strain AP13 chromosome 9K, P.virgatum_v5, whole genome shotgun sequence genomic region harbors:
- the LOC120648200 gene encoding mucin-21-like yields the protein MPSTGASAADASDAAANSTGAASAADASDAAAPSTGASAATTSGAAAPRAGVSAATASSADAPSACTSAIAASGTAAPNTGMSAVATSGAAAPSTGAPTAAVSAASAAGASATAALCAAESGNNVLVSITSRTTGLA from the coding sequence atgcccagcaccggcgcctccgccgccgatgcGTCAGATGCGGCTGCGAACAGCactggcgccgcctccgccgccgatgcGTCAGATGCGGCTGCGCctagcaccggcgcctccgccgccaccacgtcgggtgcggctgcgcctaGAGCCGGCGTCTCAGCCGCCACGGCGTCGAGTGCGGATGCCCCCAGCGCCTGCACCTCAGCCATCGCTGCGTCGGGTACGGCAGCACCCAACACCGGCATGTCCGCCGTCGCTACATCgggcgcggctgcacccagcaccggcgcccccaccgccgctgtGTCTGCTGCCTCTGCCGCAGGTGCCTCCGCCACCGCAGCGTTGTGTGCTGCTGAGTCTGGAAATAACGTGCTTGTCAGCATCACGTCGCGCACCACCGGGCTGGCATAG